Proteins from a genomic interval of Eulemur rufifrons isolate Redbay chromosome 10, OSU_ERuf_1, whole genome shotgun sequence:
- the NPM1 gene encoding nucleophosmin isoform X3, giving the protein MEDSMDMDMSPLRPQNYLFGCELKADKDYHFKVDNDENEHQLSLRTVSLGAGAKDELHIVEAEAMNYEGSPIKVTLATLKMSVQPTVSLGGFEITPPVVLRLKCGSGPVHISGQHLVAVEEDAESEDEEEEDVKLLSISGKRSAPGGGSKVPQKKVKLAADEDDDDDDDDDDDDEDDDDDDEFDDEDTEEKAPVKKSVRDTPAKNAQKSNQNGKDSKPSTPRSKGQESFKKQEKTPKTPKGPSSVEDIKAKMQASIEKAH; this is encoded by the exons ATGGAAGATTCGATGGACATGGACATGAGCCCCCTGAGGCCCCAGAACTATCTTTTCG GTTGTGAACTAAAGGCCGACAAAGATTATCACtttaaggtggataatgatgaaaatGAGCACCAGTTATCTTTAAGAACG GTCAGTTTAGGGGCTGGTGCAAAGGATGAATTGCACATTGTTGAAGCAGAGGCAATGAATTATGAAGGCAGTCCAATTAAAGTAACACTGGCAACTTTGAAAATGTCTGTACAGCCAACG GTTTCCCTTGGGGGCTTTGAAATAACACCACCAGTGGTCTTACGATTGAAGTGTGGTTCAGGGCCTGTGCATATTAGTGGGCAGCACTTAGTAG ctgtGGAAGAAGATGCAGAGTCagaagatgaagaggaggaggatgtgaAACTCTTAAGTATATCTGGAAAGCGATCTGCCCCTGGAGGTGGTAGCAAGGTTCCACAG aaaaaagtaaaacttgctgctgatgaagatgatgatgacgacgacgacgacgatgatgatgatgaaga tgatgatgatgatgatgagttTGATGATGAGGATACTGAAGAAAAAGCTCCAGTGAAGAAA TCCGTACGAGATACTCCAGCcaaaaatgcacagaaatcaAACCAGAATGGAAAAGACTCAAAACCATCAACACCAAGATCAAAG ggtcaAGAATCcttcaaaaagcaggaaaaaactcCTAAAACACCAAAAGGACCTAGTTCTGTAGAAGACATTAAGGCAAAAATGCAAGCAAGTATAGAAAAG GCGCATTGA